The Erigeron canadensis isolate Cc75 chromosome 4, C_canadensis_v1, whole genome shotgun sequence genome window below encodes:
- the LOC122598230 gene encoding B3 domain-containing protein REM10-like, with amino-acid sequence MSPPSFFMMLLDPLAPHLALPPEFVKRYKIPKDPILKSANGGYLWRLKMQKIGKSYCFSDGWDNVVQDLQLQFGDFLVFWLVDKSTFKVSIFNSNGCEKDVDDGNPFFMTTLTKSQKNVLWLPAEFVELTGVNGKKAIILKNLDGEEWKMSVQSKTSKQQLRYYLSSNWLDFQLRNELFEGDECVFKFIRSEDKLCLAKVTKNQSASRISATEVLERM; translated from the exons atgtctCCTCCTTCCTTTTTCATGATGTTGCTTGACCCATTAGCTCCTCACCtg GCATTGCCACCTGAATTTGTCAAGAGGTACAAAATCCCAAAAGACCCAATACTTAAATCTGCAAATGGAGGGTATTTATGGAGATTAAAGATGCAAAAAATTGGAAAAAGCTACTGTTTTTCAGATGGATGGGACAATGTGGTTCAAGATCTTCAATTACAATTTGGGGATTTTCTTGTTTTTTGGCTTGTTGATAAATCCACTTtcaaagtttcaatctttaacTCAAATGGGTGTGAAAAAGATGTTGATGATGGTAATCCTTTCTTTATGACCACTCTGACTAAAAGCCAGAAAAATGTCTTG TGGCTTCCAGCGGAGTTTGTGGAGTTGACTGGAGTAAATGGTAAGAAAGCTATAATtttgaagaatcttgatggtgaGGAGTGGAAAATGAGTGTGCAGTCGAAAACAAGCAAGCAGCAGTTAAGGTACTATCTGTCGTCGAATTGGCTTGATTTCCAACTAAGAAATGAGTTATTTGAAGGAGATGAATGTGTGTTCAAGTTCATCAGAAGTGAAGATAAGTTGTGCCTAGCAAAAGTCACCAAGAATCAATCGGCCAGCCGTATTTCAGCAACTGAAGTACTGGAGAGGATGTGA